One genomic segment of Ancylobacter sp. IITR112 includes these proteins:
- the argE gene encoding acetylornithine deacetylase: MLAVRTTTEELLAYLVAFDTTSRNSNLDLIAFVRDYLAAFGIEGTIIPSEAGDKASLFATIGPSGVGGVCLSGHSDVVPVDGQPWSTDPFTLTPLDDKVYGRGSCDMKGFLACCLAMVPDMVARPLATPIHLLVSYDEEVGCTGVVPAVRRLGVDLPLPRACIVGEPTSMRVVDAHKSGIAYVTTVTGREAHSSMPQLGANAIFAAAELIGELDRARAELVAAGDASSRFDPPSTTVQVTVVGGGTAGNIVPRECHLRWNVRGLPGFDEDALLDRFTRFAESVVLPKLRETAPESSITTDFIYKVPPLSPQPGSPAETLALRLAGQNRTHTVSYGTEGGHFQAQGIPTIICGPGSIDQAHKPDEYIEIAQLRACERFLAGLIAECAG, translated from the coding sequence ATGCTTGCCGTACGGACGACGACCGAGGAATTGCTGGCCTATCTGGTCGCCTTCGACACGACGAGCCGCAACTCCAATCTCGACCTCATCGCCTTCGTGCGCGACTACCTCGCCGCCTTCGGCATTGAGGGCACGATCATCCCCAGCGAGGCCGGCGACAAGGCGAGCCTGTTCGCCACCATCGGCCCGTCCGGCGTCGGCGGGGTCTGCCTCTCCGGCCATTCCGACGTGGTGCCGGTGGACGGCCAGCCCTGGAGCACCGACCCGTTCACCCTGACGCCGCTCGACGACAAGGTCTATGGGCGCGGCTCCTGCGACATGAAGGGCTTTCTCGCCTGCTGCCTCGCCATGGTGCCGGATATGGTGGCGCGCCCGCTGGCGACTCCCATCCATCTTCTCGTCTCCTATGACGAGGAAGTCGGCTGCACCGGCGTGGTGCCGGCGGTGCGCCGGCTGGGGGTGGATCTGCCGCTGCCGCGCGCGTGCATCGTCGGCGAGCCCACCTCGATGCGGGTGGTGGACGCGCATAAATCCGGCATCGCCTATGTCACGACCGTCACCGGGCGCGAGGCGCATTCCTCCATGCCCCAGCTCGGTGCCAATGCCATCTTCGCCGCCGCCGAACTGATCGGCGAACTCGACCGCGCGCGCGCCGAACTGGTCGCGGCGGGCGATGCTTCCAGCCGCTTCGACCCGCCCTCCACCACGGTGCAGGTGACGGTGGTGGGCGGCGGCACCGCCGGCAACATCGTGCCGCGCGAATGCCACCTGCGCTGGAATGTGCGCGGCCTGCCCGGCTTTGACGAGGACGCGCTGCTGGACCGCTTCACCCGCTTCGCGGAAAGCGTGGTGCTGCCGAAGCTGCGCGAGACGGCGCCGGAATCCTCGATCACCACTGATTTCATCTACAAGGTGCCGCCGCTCAGCCCCCAGCCGGGCTCGCCGGCGGAAACGCTGGCGCTGCGCCTCGCCGGGCAGAATCGCACCCATACCGTCTCCTACGGCACCGAGGGCGGGCATTTCCAGGCGCAGGGTATCCCGACCATCATCTGCGGGCCGGGCTCGATCGACCAGGCGCACAAGCCGGACGAATATATCGAGATCGCCCAGCTTCGCGCCTGCGAGCGGTTTCTCGCCGGGCTCATCGCGGAATGCGCGGGGTAG
- a CDS encoding TrkH family potassium uptake protein: MIDFRPIAAILGVLLAVLGTTMMIPAMVDLVAGGGDVLAYAASSVITVFVGLSLWLAGRSSEVQKLSLRQAFVLTALSWVLLSAFAAIPFMWAETDLSLADAYFEAMSGLTTTGATVIGGLDHRPPGLLIWRAFLHWYGGIGIIVMAIALLPMMRIGGMQLFRAESSDKSEKLLPRAAQMAKGILASYLFLTFACALTYGFCGMSVFDAVAHAMATISTGGFSTHDASIGYFNSPAIDYAAIVFMLSGSLPFVLYVRVLAGDFSRLFANAEVRLFLSLVALFAVVSTIQQVSGGINQGETALRFALFNVVSLMSTTGFVTVDFTHWGPPTEALYFVVMFLGACTGSTAGGMKSFRIAILGSSLKQHLKRVIYPHGVFPVLYGGKPIGDDVVASVLSFAFLYLASFLLVAIAINLLGFDLITAFSAAITALANVGPGLGPVVGPAQNFASLPDHVIWLLSFAMLLGRLELFTVLVLFLPSFWRR, encoded by the coding sequence GTGATCGACTTCCGCCCGATCGCCGCCATTCTCGGCGTCCTCCTCGCCGTTCTCGGCACGACGATGATGATTCCGGCGATGGTCGATCTCGTCGCCGGCGGCGGCGATGTCCTCGCCTATGCCGCCTCCTCCGTGATCACCGTCTTTGTCGGGCTGTCGCTGTGGCTGGCCGGCCGCTCCAGCGAGGTTCAGAAACTGTCGCTGCGCCAGGCCTTCGTGCTCACCGCGCTGAGCTGGGTGCTGCTATCGGCCTTCGCCGCCATTCCTTTCATGTGGGCGGAAACCGACCTGTCGCTGGCCGACGCCTATTTCGAGGCGATGAGCGGGCTCACCACCACAGGCGCCACCGTCATTGGCGGGCTCGACCACCGCCCGCCGGGGCTGCTGATCTGGCGTGCCTTCCTGCACTGGTATGGCGGCATCGGCATCATTGTCATGGCCATTGCGCTGCTGCCGATGATGCGGATCGGCGGCATGCAGCTTTTCCGCGCCGAATCCTCCGACAAGTCAGAGAAGCTGCTGCCGCGCGCGGCGCAGATGGCCAAGGGCATTCTCGCCTCCTATCTGTTCCTCACCTTCGCCTGCGCCCTCACCTATGGCTTTTGCGGCATGAGCGTGTTCGACGCCGTCGCCCATGCCATGGCGACGATCTCGACCGGCGGCTTCTCCACCCACGACGCCTCGATCGGCTATTTCAACAGCCCGGCCATCGACTATGCGGCGATCGTGTTCATGCTCTCGGGCTCGCTGCCCTTCGTGCTCTATGTCCGCGTGCTGGCCGGCGATTTCAGCCGGCTGTTCGCCAATGCCGAGGTGCGGCTTTTCCTGTCGCTGGTGGCGCTGTTCGCCGTCGTCTCCACGATCCAGCAGGTCAGCGGCGGCATCAACCAGGGCGAGACGGCGCTGCGCTTCGCGCTGTTCAACGTGGTGTCGCTGATGTCCACCACCGGCTTCGTCACGGTGGACTTCACCCATTGGGGCCCGCCGACCGAGGCGCTCTATTTCGTGGTGATGTTCCTCGGCGCCTGCACCGGCTCCACCGCCGGCGGCATGAAGAGCTTCCGCATCGCCATTCTCGGCTCGTCGCTGAAGCAGCACCTCAAGCGGGTCATCTATCCCCATGGCGTTTTCCCAGTGCTCTATGGCGGCAAGCCGATCGGCGACGATGTGGTGGCCTCGGTGCTGTCCTTCGCCTTTCTCTATCTCGCCAGCTTCCTGCTGGTCGCCATCGCCATCAATCTGCTGGGCTTCGATCTCATCACCGCTTTTTCCGCCGCCATCACCGCGCTGGCCAATGTCGGTCCCGGCCTCGGCCCGGTGGTGGGGCCGGCGCAGAATTTCGCCAGCCTGCCCGATCATGTGATCTGGCTGCTGTCCTTCGCCATGCTGCTGGGGCGGCTGGAATTGTTCACCGTGCTGGTGCTGTTCCTGCCGAGTTTCTGGCGGCGCTAG
- the apaG gene encoding Co2+/Mg2+ efflux protein ApaG produces the protein MYRATTKGVQVTVTPRFAPERSDPERSQYFWAYTIEIVNLGLDTVRLLTRHWIITDALGRVQEVRGAGVVGEQPVLPPGAHFEYTSGVPLPTSTGIMEGRYGLQTATGESFEAEVPAFSLDVPGEARTLN, from the coding sequence ATGTATCGGGCGACGACGAAAGGCGTGCAGGTGACGGTGACGCCGCGCTTTGCGCCCGAACGCTCCGATCCCGAGCGTAGCCAGTATTTCTGGGCCTATACGATCGAGATCGTCAATCTCGGCCTCGACACGGTGCGCCTGCTCACCCGGCACTGGATCATCACCGACGCGCTGGGCCGCGTGCAGGAAGTGCGCGGCGCCGGCGTGGTGGGCGAACAGCCGGTGCTGCCGCCGGGCGCGCATTTCGAATATACCAGCGGCGTGCCGCTGCCGACCTCCACCGGCATCATGGAAGGCCGCTACGGGCTGCAGACCGCCACGGGCGAGAGCTTCGAGGCCGAGGTGCCGGCCTTCTCGCTCGACGTGCCGGGCGAGGCGCGGACGCTGAACTGA
- a CDS encoding O-succinylhomoserine sulfhydrylase, whose translation MTDTPKLSPADIAALRPETRLVQGGILRSPFGETAEALYLTQGYVYESAEQAEARFKGEDPGFIYTRYSNPTAAMFESRLALLEGAEVARATASGMAAVTASLLCQLKAGDHVVAARALFGSCRYVIEELLPRFGIASTLVDGTDLAAWKAAVRPETKVFFLESPTNPTLELVDIAAVADISKAAGACLIVDNVFATPMLQSPLSLGADVVVYSATKHIDGQGRCLAGVVLCSEKFLTDHLQTFLRQTGPSVSPFNAWVMLKGLETLPLRVERAQASAATLADRLAGLAGISRVLYPWRADHPQHALATRQMRGGGTLVTFEVEGGKAGAFRFLNQLKVVRISNNLGDAKSLVTHPATTTHQRFTPEARAEMGILDGMVRLSVGLEHVDDLTDDIARALKAV comes from the coding sequence ATGACCGACACGCCCAAACTCTCCCCCGCCGACATCGCCGCGCTGCGGCCCGAGACGCGCCTCGTGCAGGGCGGCATTCTGCGCTCGCCCTTCGGCGAGACGGCGGAAGCGCTCTACCTCACCCAGGGCTATGTCTATGAGAGCGCCGAGCAGGCCGAAGCCCGCTTCAAGGGCGAGGATCCCGGCTTCATCTACACCCGCTATTCCAACCCGACGGCGGCGATGTTCGAGAGCCGCCTCGCGCTGCTGGAAGGGGCGGAAGTCGCCCGCGCCACCGCCTCCGGCATGGCCGCCGTCACCGCCTCGCTGCTGTGCCAGCTCAAGGCCGGCGACCATGTGGTGGCGGCGCGGGCGCTGTTCGGCTCCTGCCGCTATGTGATCGAGGAATTGCTGCCGCGCTTCGGCATCGCCTCCACCCTGGTCGACGGCACCGACCTCGCCGCCTGGAAGGCGGCGGTGCGGCCGGAAACCAAGGTCTTCTTCCTGGAAAGCCCGACCAACCCGACGCTGGAACTGGTCGACATCGCGGCGGTGGCGGACATCTCCAAGGCCGCCGGCGCCTGCCTCATCGTCGATAACGTCTTCGCCACGCCGATGCTGCAGAGCCCGCTCAGCCTCGGCGCGGATGTGGTGGTCTATTCCGCCACCAAGCATATTGACGGTCAGGGCCGCTGCCTCGCCGGCGTGGTGCTGTGTTCGGAGAAATTCCTCACCGACCATCTGCAGACCTTCCTGCGCCAGACCGGGCCCTCCGTCTCGCCCTTCAATGCCTGGGTGATGCTGAAGGGGCTGGAGACGCTGCCGCTGCGGGTCGAGCGTGCGCAGGCGAGCGCCGCCACGCTGGCCGACCGGCTGGCGGGGCTCGCGGGCATAAGCCGCGTGCTCTATCCCTGGCGCGCCGATCATCCCCAGCACGCGCTGGCGACGCGGCAGATGCGCGGCGGCGGCACGCTGGTGACCTTCGAGGTGGAGGGCGGCAAGGCCGGCGCGTTCCGTTTCCTCAACCAGCTCAAGGTGGTGCGCATCTCCAACAATCTCGGCGACGCCAAGAGCCTCGTCACCCATCCCGCCACCACCACACATCAGCGTTTCACGCCCGAGGCGCGCGCCGAAATGGGCATTCTCGACGGCATGGTGCGGCTTTCGGTCGGCCTCGAACATGTGGACGACCTCACCGACGACATCGCCCGGGCGCTGAAGGCAGTGTGA
- a CDS encoding 2'-deoxycytidine 5'-triphosphate deaminase yields MAESGLSGEGILPGHAIEALAAGGAIRSARPFDADQVQPASLDLRLGPVAWRIRASFLPGPGETVADRLTRLGLHQLDLTGGEVLETGCVYLVELEEALALPADIAASANPKSSTGRLDVFTRVIADRSRAFDIVPAGYAGKLYLEISPRTFPILVRQGSRLSQIRFRRGDARLDEAGIAALNAAERLVDSAEADVAGGGIAVSVDLSGEGFGGLLGFRAKRHTGVIDVDRRAACEVEDFWEPLVTRGRRELVLDPDAFYILASKEAVHVPPGHAAEMVPFDPLVGEFRVHYAGFFDPGFGHDAAGGRGARAVLEVRSREVPFILEDGQIVGRLVYETMLERPRTLYGEGLGSNYQAQGLKLSKHFKAWTRE; encoded by the coding sequence GTGGCGGAGTCAGGTCTGAGCGGCGAGGGCATTCTGCCCGGCCACGCCATCGAGGCGCTGGCCGCGGGCGGCGCCATCCGCAGCGCCCGCCCCTTCGATGCCGATCAGGTGCAGCCGGCGAGCCTCGATCTGCGGCTCGGCCCGGTGGCGTGGCGCATCCGCGCCAGCTTCCTGCCCGGCCCCGGCGAGACGGTGGCGGATCGCCTGACCCGGCTCGGCCTGCACCAGCTCGACCTCACCGGCGGCGAGGTGCTGGAGACGGGTTGCGTCTATCTCGTCGAACTGGAGGAAGCGCTGGCGCTGCCCGCCGACATCGCCGCCTCGGCCAACCCGAAAAGCTCCACCGGCCGGCTCGACGTGTTCACCCGCGTCATCGCCGACCGTTCGCGCGCCTTCGACATCGTGCCCGCCGGCTATGCCGGCAAGCTCTATCTGGAAATCAGCCCGCGCACCTTCCCCATTCTGGTGCGGCAGGGCTCGCGCCTGTCGCAGATCCGCTTCCGCCGCGGCGATGCGCGGCTTGATGAAGCGGGCATCGCGGCGCTGAACGCCGCCGAGCGACTGGTCGACAGCGCCGAGGCGGATGTGGCGGGCGGCGGCATCGCGGTCAGCGTCGATCTCTCCGGCGAGGGCTTTGGCGGGCTGCTCGGCTTCCGCGCCAAGCGCCATACCGGCGTCATTGATGTCGACCGCCGCGCCGCCTGCGAGGTCGAGGATTTCTGGGAGCCGCTGGTCACGCGCGGCCGGCGCGAACTGGTGCTGGACCCCGACGCTTTCTACATTCTCGCCTCCAAGGAAGCGGTGCATGTGCCGCCCGGCCATGCGGCGGAGATGGTGCCGTTCGACCCGCTGGTGGGCGAGTTCCGCGTGCATTATGCCGGCTTCTTCGACCCCGGCTTCGGCCATGACGCCGCCGGCGGCCGAGGGGCGCGCGCGGTGCTGGAAGTGCGCTCGCGCGAGGTGCCGTTCATTCTCGAAGACGGGCAGATCGTCGGCCGGCTGGTCTATGAGACCATGCTGGAGCGCCCCCGCACCCTCTATGGCGAGGGCCTCGGCTCCAATTATCAGGCGCAGGGGCTGAAGCTCTCCAAGCATTTCAAGGCCTGGACGCGGGAGTGA
- a CDS encoding carboxymuconolactone decarboxylase family protein, giving the protein MTPTMNNPAPRTAPDPAGNTDTRYAAGWAALARIDGEAGTRVVDQLSDIAPDFGRLLIEFPFGDIYTRPGLDLRLREVATIAALAALGNAAPQLKVHIEAGLNVGLSREEIVEILMQMAVYAGFPAALNGLFAAREVFAARPA; this is encoded by the coding sequence ATGACCCCGACGATGAACAACCCGGCCCCGCGCACGGCGCCAGACCCCGCCGGTAATACCGATACGCGCTATGCAGCCGGATGGGCAGCGCTGGCACGGATCGACGGCGAGGCCGGCACGCGGGTGGTCGACCAGCTCAGCGACATCGCTCCGGATTTCGGCCGGCTGCTGATCGAGTTTCCCTTCGGCGACATCTACACCCGCCCAGGGCTGGATCTGCGCCTGCGCGAGGTGGCGACCATCGCCGCGCTCGCCGCGCTGGGCAATGCCGCGCCGCAGCTAAAGGTGCATATCGAGGCCGGTCTCAATGTCGGCCTCAGCCGCGAGGAAATCGTCGAAATCCTCATGCAGATGGCCGTCTATGCCGGCTTCCCCGCCGCTCTCAACGGGCTGTTCGCCGCCCGCGAGGTGTTTGCCGCGCGTCCCGCCTGA
- a CDS encoding MerR family transcriptional regulator, whose translation MKIGELARRTGLSLDTIRYYERIGLLPPADRNAAGQRDYDPSILTWIAFLRRLKTTGMPIRDMVRYAALRAQGEETAAERGALLRHHREAVQAHVDELHACLAVLDTKIAGYAGTTHEDVNHDPDDEQPGPAHGARPRR comes from the coding sequence ATGAAGATCGGCGAACTGGCCCGGCGCACGGGATTGAGCCTCGACACCATCCGCTACTATGAGCGCATCGGCCTGCTCCCGCCCGCCGACCGGAACGCGGCGGGCCAGCGCGATTATGACCCGTCCATCCTCACCTGGATCGCCTTTCTCCGACGGCTGAAAACCACGGGAATGCCGATCCGCGACATGGTGCGCTATGCCGCGCTTCGGGCGCAGGGGGAGGAAACGGCTGCGGAACGCGGCGCCCTGCTCCGGCATCACCGCGAAGCGGTGCAGGCGCATGTCGACGAACTTCACGCCTGCCTGGCTGTCCTCGACACCAAGATCGCCGGCTATGCCGGCACCACCCATGAGGACGTGAACCATGACCCCGACGATGAACAACCCGGCCCCGCGCACGGCGCCAGACCCCGCCGGTAA
- the nudC gene encoding NAD(+) diphosphatase, whose protein sequence is MSGLAPADDALGLWPHLGYTGSRLDRAGLRRGEMESFRADPRAHACLMSGESVVLRRLPGFITGMEEGPGSCTALFPLAEAVSMGGRLDEACLLGLDGEVPHIALPLPAAALGALTERPEARPDLLVIDLRAIAVRELTSVEETGQLATAKAMLAWHARRSFCSNCGGRLAMAEAGWRRDCPACGAQHFPRTDPVVIMLTVDGDECLLGRSARFAPGMWSCLAGFVEPGETFEDAVRRETLEEAGIATGAVRYLCSQPWPFPMSVMTGFHAQAASREIAIDPNELEAARWFSREEARLLLTRTHPNGLIAPPRMAIAHHLLRAFVEGKDPPAG, encoded by the coding sequence ATGAGCGGCCTTGCCCCCGCCGACGACGCGCTCGGCCTGTGGCCGCATCTCGGCTATACCGGCTCCCGGCTCGACCGCGCCGGGCTGCGGCGCGGCGAGATGGAGAGCTTCCGCGCTGATCCCCGTGCCCACGCCTGCCTGATGTCAGGCGAAAGCGTCGTGCTGCGCCGCCTGCCCGGCTTCATCACCGGCATGGAAGAAGGGCCCGGCTCCTGCACCGCTCTGTTCCCGCTGGCAGAAGCCGTCTCGATGGGCGGGCGGCTGGATGAGGCCTGCCTGCTCGGGCTCGACGGCGAGGTTCCACATATCGCCCTGCCCCTGCCCGCCGCCGCGCTTGGCGCCCTCACCGAGCGGCCCGAGGCACGCCCGGACCTTCTCGTCATCGACCTGCGCGCCATCGCGGTGCGCGAACTCACCAGCGTCGAGGAGACCGGGCAGCTCGCCACCGCCAAGGCGATGCTCGCCTGGCATGCGCGGCGCAGCTTCTGCTCCAATTGCGGCGGCCGGCTCGCCATGGCCGAGGCCGGCTGGCGGCGCGACTGCCCGGCCTGCGGCGCGCAGCATTTTCCGCGCACCGATCCTGTCGTGATCATGCTCACGGTGGATGGCGACGAGTGTTTGCTCGGCCGCTCCGCCCGCTTCGCGCCCGGCATGTGGTCCTGCCTCGCCGGTTTCGTCGAGCCCGGCGAGACCTTCGAGGACGCGGTGCGGCGCGAGACGCTGGAAGAGGCCGGCATCGCCACCGGCGCGGTGCGCTATCTCTGTTCTCAGCCCTGGCCGTTCCCGATGTCTGTCATGACCGGCTTTCACGCGCAGGCGGCGTCGCGGGAGATCGCGATCGACCCGAACGAGCTGGAAGCCGCGCGCTGGTTCTCGCGCGAGGAAGCGCGGCTGCTGCTCACCCGCACCCACCCGAACGGTTTGATCGCCCCGCCCCGCATGGCGATCGCCCATCATCTGCTGCGGGCGTTCGTCGAGGGGAAAGACCCGCCGGCGGGGTGA
- a CDS encoding HIT domain-containing protein, translating into MNDASTFVLDPRLEGDSFPVIDLALASVRLMDDARFPWAILVPRRPGLAELVDLDDAARATLWGEIDAVSRALKALTQCDKLNVAALGNMVRQLHIHVIARFERDTAWPGAVWGAGGERQTYAAPQAMQLVARLRGALTA; encoded by the coding sequence ATGAACGATGCCTCGACCTTCGTTCTCGATCCGCGCCTTGAGGGCGACAGTTTCCCGGTGATCGACCTCGCCCTCGCCAGCGTGCGGCTGATGGACGACGCGCGGTTTCCATGGGCAATCCTGGTGCCGCGCCGGCCGGGCCTCGCCGAACTGGTCGACCTCGACGACGCGGCCCGCGCCACGCTGTGGGGCGAGATCGACGCGGTGAGCCGGGCACTGAAAGCGCTCACGCAATGCGACAAGCTCAATGTCGCCGCACTCGGCAATATGGTGCGCCAGTTGCACATCCACGTCATCGCCCGCTTCGAGCGGGATACCGCCTGGCCCGGCGCGGTGTGGGGCGCGGGCGGCGAGCGCCAGACCTATGCGGCGCCGCAGGCGATGCAACTTGTGGCGCGGCTGCGCGGGGCGCTGACGGCATGA
- a CDS encoding MFS transporter, whose protein sequence is MTLSVPADSLRRTAMPVLVALSAAHFLNDMIQSLIPAIYPLIKNAYALDFAQIGIITLTFQISASLLQPLIGLYTDRHPLPYSTVAGMGFTLVGLIGLAHAGTYPLLLVSAALVGIGSSIFHPEATRMARKASGGRHGFAQGLFQVGGQTGGAIGPLLAAFIIVPNGQSSLAWFCAAALIAMPLLTWTARHSALAVPTRPAGHRGEPDVAHRPFRDVAFPLAVLIVLLCSKTAYTASFTSFYTFYLIERFGVSVQASQLMLFLFLVSSAAGVLFGGMLGDRIGRNKIIWFSILGALPFTLALPYAGLAGTAVLTVVINLIMSSAFAAILVYAIELMPHRIGLVGGFFYGLVFGLGGLAAAALGVFADRHGIDAVYQACAFLPAFGLLAFLLPSLRGARVS, encoded by the coding sequence ATGACCCTTTCCGTGCCCGCCGATTCCTTGCGCCGCACCGCCATGCCGGTGCTGGTGGCGCTCAGCGCCGCCCATTTCCTCAACGACATGATCCAGTCGCTGATCCCGGCGATCTACCCGCTGATCAAGAACGCCTATGCGCTCGATTTCGCGCAGATCGGCATCATCACCCTGACCTTCCAGATTTCCGCCTCGCTGCTGCAGCCGCTGATCGGGCTCTATACCGACCGGCACCCGCTGCCCTATTCCACCGTGGCGGGAATGGGGTTCACGCTGGTCGGGCTCATCGGCCTCGCCCATGCCGGCACCTATCCGCTGCTGCTGGTCTCGGCCGCCCTTGTCGGCATCGGCTCGTCGATCTTCCATCCGGAGGCGACGCGCATGGCGCGCAAGGCCTCGGGCGGGCGGCACGGCTTCGCGCAGGGGCTGTTTCAGGTCGGCGGGCAGACCGGCGGCGCCATCGGGCCGCTGCTCGCCGCCTTCATCATCGTGCCGAACGGCCAGTCGAGTCTCGCCTGGTTCTGCGCCGCCGCGCTCATCGCCATGCCGCTGCTCACCTGGACCGCCCGCCACAGCGCGCTCGCCGTGCCGACGCGGCCGGCCGGGCATCGGGGTGAGCCGGACGTGGCGCACCGTCCGTTCCGCGACGTGGCGTTTCCGCTGGCGGTGCTGATCGTGCTGCTGTGCTCGAAGACCGCCTATACCGCGAGCTTCACCTCCTTCTACACCTTCTACCTGATCGAGCGTTTCGGCGTGTCGGTTCAGGCCTCGCAGCTCATGCTGTTCCTGTTCCTCGTCTCCTCGGCGGCGGGGGTGTTGTTCGGCGGCATGCTGGGCGACCGGATCGGGCGCAACAAGATCATCTGGTTCTCGATCCTCGGCGCGCTGCCCTTCACCCTGGCGCTGCCCTATGCCGGGCTCGCCGGGACCGCCGTGCTCACCGTCGTCATCAATCTCATCATGTCGAGCGCCTTCGCCGCCATCCTGGTCTATGCGATCGAGCTGATGCCGCACCGCATCGGGCTGGTGGGCGGGTTCTTCTACGGGCTGGTGTTCGGCCTTGGCGGGCTGGCGGCGGCGGCGCTGGGCGTGTTCGCCGACCGCCATGGCATCGACGCGGTCTATCAGGCCTGCGCCTTCCTGCCCGCCTTCGGCCTGCTGGCTTTCCTGCTTCCAAGCCTGCGCGGGGCGCGAGTGTCCTGA